AGCTGGACCGGGCGCTTGTTGAAGGGCGCGGTGAAGGGGAAGGTGCTGCCGTCTTCGCGCGCGCTGCGCTGGTTCAATGAGTTGCCGTTGGTGCTGTTTGTCGGGGTGGTGTGGTTGGTGTTGGCCAAGCCGTTCTGAGGCGCAGTAAAAAACCGGGCGCAAGGCCCGGTTTTTCAATGCTCGAAACAACGGCGGATCACGCCGCTTCGTAAGCCCCATAGCTGCGCAGCCGCTCATAGCGCTTCTGCAGCAGGTCTTCGGTGGTCAGCGCTTCCAGCGCGTCCAGCTCATTGAGCAGCACCGCCTTCAAACGCTTGGCCATCTGGGCAGGATTACGATGCGCACCGCCGGTCGGCTCGCGCACGACCTTGTCGACCAGGCCCAGGCTCTTCAGGCGCGGGGCGGTCAAACCCAGCTGCTCTGCAGCGTCCTTGGCCTTGCCCGCGTCCTTCCACAGGATCGAGGCGCAGCCTTCCGGGCTGATCGTCGAGTACACGCTGTACTCCAGCATCAGGGTGCGGTCGCCCACGCCCAGCGCCAGCGCGCCGCCGGAACCGCCTTCACCGATCACTGTGCAGATCACCGGTACCTTCAGCTCGGCCATTTCCATCAGGTTGCGCGCGATCGCCTCGGACTGGTTGCGCGATTCGGCGTCGATGCCCGGCCAGGCACCGGCGGTGTCGATCAGGGTCAACACCGGCAGGCCGAAGCGCTCGGCCATCTTCATCAGGCGCAGCGCCTTGCGGTAGCCCTCCGGCTTGGGCATGCCGAAGTTGCGCTTGATCTTTTCCTTGGTGTCGCGGCCCTTCTGGTGGCCGATCAGCATCACCGAACGGCCACCCACGCGGGCCAGGCCGCCGATGATCGCCTTGTCGTCGGCGAAGGCGCGGTCGCCGGCCAGCTCCTGGAACTCATCGCAGATGATGCGGATGTAGTCGGCGGTGTACGGGCGCGACGGATGCCGGGCCAGCTGCAGCACCTGCCACGAGGTCAGGTTGCGGAAGATCTGGGCAGTGCGCAGGCGCAGCTTGTCCTGCAGGGTGCGCACTTCGGCCTCGACATTGACCGCCGGGCCGGCGCTTGCGCTGCGCAGCTCCTGGATCTTTGCCTCCAGATCAGCGATGGGTTGCTCGAAGTCGAGGTAGTTCGGATTCATCGGAAGCCGTCGTGAAGTAAAGAGGGAAAGTGTAGCCGAATGCGTCGAAATGCCCCGTACGGGGTCGTCTGGTAGGGCCTAGTTGGCCCACGGCGGACTGTAAC
This portion of the Stenotrophomonas aracearum genome encodes:
- a CDS encoding acetyl-CoA carboxylase carboxyltransferase subunit alpha — encoded protein: MNPNYLDFEQPIADLEAKIQELRSASAGPAVNVEAEVRTLQDKLRLRTAQIFRNLTSWQVLQLARHPSRPYTADYIRIICDEFQELAGDRAFADDKAIIGGLARVGGRSVMLIGHQKGRDTKEKIKRNFGMPKPEGYRKALRLMKMAERFGLPVLTLIDTAGAWPGIDAESRNQSEAIARNLMEMAELKVPVICTVIGEGGSGGALALGVGDRTLMLEYSVYSTISPEGCASILWKDAGKAKDAAEQLGLTAPRLKSLGLVDKVVREPTGGAHRNPAQMAKRLKAVLLNELDALEALTTEDLLQKRYERLRSYGAYEAA